The genomic region ACTCGTGCGTGCGAGTCGTGGGTCGTTTATGCGACTGCTTAATTTTCGTAGAGTTTTTCACCGTTTGTGCGACTGCGTTGCCTTGGGGGCATTGCTAACATAGCTTTTTTTTTGGCTCGACGGTTTAGTGGGGAAATACTGGGAGGGGGGAGGTGGGAGGTAGGACGAAAATAAATAAGAGGAGGTGGGATGAAAGTTAACtgacggagactaccaactgcttcattaaaAATAGAGATCAGAGTGCGTAGAGTGGTAAACTGAACAAGTTGTGCTGGGAATAATTGAAATGTACGTGTGTGTGCGCGCTTCGATGACCACCGACATCGCTGGAACGAGCGTCCTTCACCAGCCGCCAGTCCAACGCCCTGTCAGCTGCACACTAGGGCGATGGCGCTCGCGCTCGTTAATTAGTTCCTAGGTGCTACGGTTCGGGCGAGAGGAATCAGGAACGTCTTCTTCAATCTGAAAACCAATGGGCTGAATTCCACATCGAAAATCCTACACCTTCGTAGGCTCTGTGAAAACTCTGCGTAATCCTCCATCTAACTACCCCCACCCTTTTgagattttcagggggtgggcccCTTCCTCTTATAAGAGTATCTACAGCCGGACGCCTTATACCGGTCTTAAATGCCCGGACGGCCCGCCCCGTCACTCATCGATCATGTTTTTTGACCCACTTGGACGCCTCAAACGGCCCTCAAACGCCCGGGTTGGCTGACACCCCTCATATCCACCtcgcgcccgggcacgcccgccacgtcaGCTCGGCCCACCCCCCACTCCGTCCCCACAATATTCCCAATCCGGAAACCCTAGCTCACTCCACTTTGATCTGTCTCTTCTTCTTCCCTCCGATTTCTCCGATTCGATTCACTTCGACCAATCCGGTGACTGCGCCCACCATGTCGTGCGCCGGCAGCCGCTCCTCCGACTTCGATGAGGATCTAGCCCTCCGCATTGCCCTCGAGAGGTCCAAGGTGGACAGGGGGGGCAGTTCCGAATCGGCCTGGCCTCTCCCTCGCCGCTGCAGTGAGGAAGCCGGCGCTGGCTCCTCCCGGTCCATGCTTGGCTCCGCATGGGATGCGCAGTCGCCTCccccacatcgtccccttcctccgCTGCCTGCTGCTCCCTCACGCGGGTAGCGGTGGGTGCTTGTGCCCGTCGCTACGGCACCGGCCCAGCCATGCATGCAGGAGTCAGAGGCGCGCGCCACCCGCCGCGAGAGGCAGCGAGCAAGGGAGAGGGACGCGGCGGAGAGCTCTGTCCGCCGCCGCCGTGGGTTACCTGCGGAGCCCGGCGAGGACAAGCGACTCCTCGCGTAGGTCTACCTCCGGTCGCTTACGACGGCGGAGACAGACACTCGGCGGCTCCGGTGGAAGAATGTGAAGGTTCTATGGCTAGCTATCGAGCAGTCCAAGCTCGAGACCAAGGAGAAGGCGATGGAGGCGGCTCGACTGGCCAAGCTGAAGCGGCAGCAGGACCGGGCCGTCCGGCGCCTCAAGGGCCTCATCATCGTCTCCTCCTCttccgacgacgacggcggcggctcctcgTCCGACGAGTGGACGATCCTCCACCAGCCACCGATGGCTACAGCTGCGCCGGCGATCGAAAGGGGAAGGGCCGCCCCGGAAGTGGAGAAGATCCGCGTTGTTTCAATTTAGTTTCAAGCTTTAGACGTAATTTCAAGTTGTTCGTGGTATGAACTTTGGTGGCCGTTTGAACATCCGATCTTTTGGTGAAAGTATTGTGCTTGCCTGTGTCCGTTTGCTGATCTACGTATTTTGATTGACGCTGCATGATTTAGTATGAATATAGGGGATCGAATATGAGATACACGGACGTGGACGAGGCTATTTGAGTAGTGCCTTGTTATTGCCCGCGGACGTGTCCGGACACGTCAGGAGGCGTTTAAGAGGTCATATTTGTCCTCTGCGGCCGTAGATGCTTTAACATCCAATCCTAGCCCCCTTGATAGGACTGCACGTAAAGCACTTAAATTGTGATTGCTCATTCCACACGCGCTTGCTAGAGCAGCCGCGTGCATCGAACACCCAGGTCAAAGAGCGAAGCCGTGCACACGACCTTTTTCGCCTGTACGGTTCACGCACGCCGCATGCAGGCATGCAGGCATGCGAGGGCACACCAGCCAAAATGTTTCGGCCTCGTGGATTTCTGGGGTGTATATTTAGTTTTGTGCAACGAGGATCATATGGTTTAACCACGGGCATTCCCAAGCCACAGGAGCCCGCGAAAACATCCGGCAAAGAAGGCCGGCCGGCGCTCGGTTTCGCGCAACGCAGCTTCACCGCCCGTCGTCCCATGGCCGCCGACGGGGACCCAGCCGCGGGCACCGGCCCCGACGTCGAGGCGCACGCGCTGCTccgcgcgtcctcctcctcctccgacgaggacCCCGAGCAGTGCGCCTTCGAGCCGGCCGAGAAGATCGTCGTGTCCATCGCCGCcgaccccgacgccgacgaggaggaCCTCTTCTCCGCCACCGGCCGCGCGCCGCCCTTCTCGTGGCGCAAGCTCTGGCTCTTCACGGGGCCCGGGTTCCTGATGAGCATCGCCTTCCTCGACCCGGGCAACCTCGAGGGCGACCTCCAGGccggcgccaccgccggcgacaCGCTGCTCTGGCTGCTTCTCTGGGCCACGGCCATGGGGCTGCTCGTCCAGCTGCTCGCCGCGCGCCTCGGGGTGGCCACCGGGAAGAACCTCGCCGAGCTCTGCCGCGACGAGTACCCGGACTGGGTGCGCCGCGCGCTCTGGCTCATGGCCGAGGTCTCCATGGTCAGCGCCGACATCCAGGAGGTCATCGGGAGCGCCATTGCCATCAAGATCCTCAGCCGCGGATTCCTGCCCATTTGGGCCGGCGTTGTCATCACCGCATTGGACTGGTGAGTTTTGATCGCCTCTTCTTGTGCTGTTGAGATGTACTGCTCGATGCCAGTTGCCAAAATGTTTGAGTTATTCTGGACTGGAGATTTCTTGTCAGCTCCCAGAAATCTGTGGCTCACCCCAAATCTTTAGGATGAAACCGTCCATGTGTTGCAAAAAACTGTTCAGCAGCGAGTCGCAGCAAAACTTGAAATTTGAACGAATTAGTTTCAGTTTGTAGATTCAGTTGCAAAAACTGAAATTTGATCAAGTTAGTTCCAGTTTGTGGTATCCTTTTGGTCGACTtgaccggtgcatcattcaaaacTTTTAGTCAGTACACATTTGTAGAGATGGAACAACATTTATCACATCGATATATGACATGCTGCAGAATATTTTTGTTGAACTTTGTAGGCGACCAGGAGTGAACATTTCCCTATGGAGATATCAGAAATGTGAAAATTACTTGATCATTTTGATTTCTACTGTATGCACTATGCACGAAAACTAGCATAGGAGTAACGACAGAAATGAAGTTTGTGTTATTTTACATTATACATCACCAGAGCTACTGCACCAACATTTCCAAATTGCTTGCTTACATGGTGAGCATTTATTTTGTTGTAGTTATTATTTGGGTGAACACAAGGTTCCACTCGACTTACCTTAATATACTTTTTTTCATCAGCTTTATTTTTCTTTCCATCGAGAACTACGGAGTGAGAAAATTGGAGGCTCTATTTGCAGTTCTGATTGCAATAATGGCCTGGTCCTTCGCATGGATGTTCATAGAAACCAAACCCAGTGGGAAAGACCTAATTGTTggtaagtatcttttcttcttcttcttcttctttaacaAATTAAATTTGATCCACATTATTCTGCTTCATCTGACGCAAAAATAATCTCTATGCAAAATAGGTCTTCTGGTTCCTAAgctgagctcaagaacactaagGCAAGCAGTAGGGATCGTGGGATGTGTCATCACCCCCCACAATGTGTTCCTCCATTCTGCTCTCGTCCAATCAAGAAAAGTAGACCAGAACAAGGAATACCAAGTCCGGGAAGCGCTGAGGTACTACAGCATCGAATCAACCATGGCGCTGGTGGTGCCCTTCATGATAAACCTATTTGTCACGACGGTTTTCGCCAAAGGGTTTTACGGCACCGAAGAAGCGCGCACGATCGGGCTCGAAAACGCCGGACAGTATCTCCAAGAAAAGTTTGGGGGAGATTACTTCCCCATCCTCTCCATTTGGGGGGTCGGCCTGTTGGCCGCCGGCACAAGCAGCACCATTACCGGAACCTATGCCGGACAGTTCATAATGGATGGGTTCCTCAACTGGCGGCTGAAGAAATGGATGAGGGCGATGATCACCCGAAGCTTTGCGATCGTGCCGACGATCGTTGTCGCGCTGTACTTCAACGCGTCTGAATCAGCGCTGGATGTTCTGAACGAGTGGCTCAACGTCCTCCAGTCAGTTCAGATCCCTTTCTCGCTCATACCGCTGATAACGTTGGTGTCCAAGGAGCAGGTCATGGGGGTGTTCAAGATAGGTCTAACAACACAGGTGAGTAATGGCCGCTGATGCTGAAATCCAACAAGTCCTAGTAGTGTTGTACTTAGCTGTTTTCAGTTTAGCCAAATCATTATCAGTCGCACATATGATTATGAACTGACCTTGGCATGCATGTTGGTGCAGATTGTGACCTGGACGGTTGCGTCGTTGCCGATCCTGATCAACGGCTATCTCTTGTTGGATTTCTTCTCGTCGGAAATTAGGGGCGCGGTGTCGGGCTCGTTTCTCTGCGTGGCTGTGGTTGCTTATGCCGCGTTCCTACTCTATCTCATCCTCCGGTGCACGGACCTGCCTAACCATGTATTTACACCAGTAAACAACAAGGATGCTAGCTTCAAATGACAAAGAACAGGGTGTGTATAGTATAGCCAGTTTTGTTCTACCATAGGTCCATAGCTTAATAGCATAGCATAGAGGATTCCTGGTGCTCGTTGCAAGTATGTATAGTCAGTATACAAGAGTCAGATCCGATCGAGATTTGGGGTATCACATTGTAGATTTGTAAGGACTGCAGCGCTGGCAGCAGGCGTAGC from Triticum aestivum cultivar Chinese Spring chromosome 4A, IWGSC CS RefSeq v2.1, whole genome shotgun sequence harbors:
- the LOC123086848 gene encoding metal transporter Nramp6; the encoded protein is MAADGDPAAGTGPDVEAHALLRASSSSSDEDPEQCAFEPAEKIVVSIAADPDADEEDLFSATGRAPPFSWRKLWLFTGPGFLMSIAFLDPGNLEGDLQAGATAGDTLLWLLLWATAMGLLVQLLAARLGVATGKNLAELCRDEYPDWVRRALWLMAEVSMVSADIQEVIGSAIAIKILSRGFLPIWAGVVITALDCFIFLSIENYGVRKLEALFAVLIAIMAWSFAWMFIETKPSGKDLIVGLLVPKLSSRTLRQAVGIVGCVITPHNVFLHSALVQSRKVDQNKEYQVREALRYYSIESTMALVVPFMINLFVTTVFAKGFYGTEEARTIGLENAGQYLQEKFGGDYFPILSIWGVGLLAAGTSSTITGTYAGQFIMDGFLNWRLKKWMRAMITRSFAIVPTIVVALYFNASESALDVLNEWLNVLQSVQIPFSLIPLITLVSKEQVMGVFKIGLTTQIVTWTVASLPILINGYLLLDFFSSEIRGAVSGSFLCVAVVAYAAFLLYLILRCTDLPNHVFTPVNNKDASFK